A genomic window from Daphnia carinata strain CSIRO-1 chromosome 9, CSIRO_AGI_Dcar_HiC_V3, whole genome shotgun sequence includes:
- the LOC130697963 gene encoding uncharacterized protein LOC130697963, translating to MKPSTYCVVHLFVIAFVLSGISGLPQSPVINDDLISVGESDSVVERQIIPMLSNMSRGSASADSNIAEEYWSSGLSATANVKRFKAIRAGLLLNLNESVRDLTNSIKKNDFKEAEYYLRKMNDKWNRIESLQKTIIQLIPDDDLEMLVEESKLFEDNRDVVDRQREIATNLLLKTVR from the exons ATGAAGCCGTCCACCTATTGTGTGGTTCATTTGTTTGTCATAGCCTTCGTTTTATCTGGAATCAGCGGTCTGCCACAATCTCC CGTGATAAACGATGATCTAATCTCCGTTGGTGAATCTGACTCTGTCGTCGAAAGACAGATAATTCCAATGCTGTCCAATATGAGTCGAGGATCAGCGTCAGCTGATTCTAATATTGCGGAAGAATATTGGTCATCGGGTCTCTCAGCCACGGCCAACGTCAAACGTTTCAAAGCGATAAGAGCCGGCCTGCTATTGAATTTGAATGAGAGCGTCCGAGACTTGACGAACTCTATCAAGAAAAACGACTTTAAGGAAGCAGAATATTACCTGAGAAAGATGAATGACAAGTGGAACAGGATTGAGAGCCTTCAAAAAACCATTATTCAATTAATTCCAGATGATGACCTCGAAATGTTGGTAGAAGAATCGAAATTATTCGAAGATAATCGCGATGTTGTTGATCGTCAACGTGAAATCGCAACCAACCTCCTGCTAAAAACAGTTCGTTAA
- the LOC130697956 gene encoding uncharacterized protein LOC130697956: MCLNCESAIISLPAIAKMKERTIRLFVCLLWVCCWANIEVAGQIQSDAVQVYQKTPLTKCCKDGEFYRPGLDRCLYRTHIPNPGSRIPVLYAVEKEETFLVDADEFHLSYKLAACRIGKMATSTMEFQVFVDGSLKVTDALVLPPGQFCVNEIPSVDPANPEFVARYCVNDPCMEDKTKCLRKCCPQGLAIDSATHSCRAHPAPFNLSQLTRKYGGPIEDKDTLTIHAGFGFKCHNEDIVMVDNFAINHDGLMQPNRHFYHFDKAGDRPTDKYCIDNFVEGNTTKMMGLRCFPPMPEVPESLIKASSIYPYLLFLSVLFLSATLVAYFLVPQLRDTTGIIVMSYVSSMAVYYMGLGIIQLFPEMPKIICSSLPVLVHFACLATFAWLNVLCFDLWWDIRKSINADEDQSRQSQQSGDTQRRRLVFYSFYGWGVPVSINIIGQVLENVQFLPEHIVTPKFDQSQCWFLIENRPPLFAYLYGPVTIMLLGNAIVVIMIVFALCKISRYSEEAPTIVLPNLSGVRISMGLFLLMVALWMTDSISLLTEQSLLTWVIADTVNILTGVTIFVIFACKKQVWQALRKRWPHCCFLGQPPSRRPIFPKSQISEMPSVPSLCDNTGSRFIIYNSKIFRQSELAGEFSSTSHGDLPSSYNSNSSDNHDLDEDIEIDVDLWNVDLDAIQVDTSRGSRPVDEREHVIV, from the exons ATGTGTTTAAACTGTGAAAGTGCAATCATCAGCCTGCCGGCAATAGCaaagatgaaagaaaggacgattcgtttgtttgtgtgtctgttgTGGGTGTGCTGTTGGGCCAATATCGAGGTAGCCGGACAAATTCAAAGCGATGCCGTTCAAGTGTACCAGAAAACCCCATTGACAAAATGCTGTAAAGATGGCGAATTCTACAGACCTGGACTCGACAGGTGTTTATATCGGACTCACATCCCTAATCCGGGATCGAGAATCCCCGTGCTCTACGCAGttgaaaaagaggaaacattCCTGGTGGACGCGGATGAATTCCATTTGAGTTACAAGTTGGCTGCCTGTCGAATAGGAAAAATGGCCACCAGCACCATGGAATTCCAAGTGTTTGTCGACGGATCGTTAAAGGTCACAGATGCACTGGTTTTACCACCTGGCCAGTTTTGTGTCAATGAAATCCCGTCGGTAGATCCTGCCAACCCGGAATTTGTGGCTCGTTATTGTGTTAACGATCCTTGTATGGAGGACAAGACCAAATGCCTCCGCAAGTGCTGTCCACAGGGATTGGCCATCGACAGTGCAACACACTCGTGCCGGGCTCATCCTGCTCCGTTTAATCTGTCCCAATTGACACGGAAATATGGAGGACCGATCGAGGACAAGGACACGCTGACCATTCACGCTGGGTTCGGATTCAAATGCCACAACGAAGATATTGTTATGGTTGATAATTTTGCCATAAATCACGATGGATTAATGCAACCCAATCGCCATTTTTATCACTTTGATAAAGCAGGAGACCGTCCCACTGACAAATATTGCATCGACAATTTCGTTGAAGGAAACACAACC AAAATGATGGGACTTAGATGCTTCCCACCGATGCCAGAGGTTCCCGAAAGCCTCATAAAGGCATCAAGCATTTATCCTTACCTGTTGTTCTTGTCGGTGTTATTCCTGTCGGCTACTTTGGTGGCCTACTTCCTTGTTCCGCAATTGCGTGATACAACGGGAATAATCGTCATGTCATACGTCAGTTCTATGGCCGTCTACTATATGGGATTGGGAATTATTCAGCTCTTTCCGGAAATGCCGAAAATAATTTGCTCTTCTTTGC CGGTATTGGTCCATTTCGCCTGTTTGGCTACCTTCGCATGGCTCaatgttttatgttttgaCCTTTGGTGGGATATCAG GAAATCGATCAATGCAGACGAAGACCAGAGTCGCCAAAGCCAACAGTCCGGAGACACGCAAAGACGACGACTAGTGTTTTATTCCTTCTACGGTTGGGGTGTGCCGGTTAGCATCAACATCATCGGACAAGTTCTCGAGAATGTCCAGTTTTTGCCGGAGCATATTGTCACGCCCAAATTTGACCAATCACAATGCTGGTTCTTAA TTGAAAACCGTCCTCCACTATTCGCCTACTTGTACGGACCAGTGACGATCATGTTACTAGGAAACGCGATTGTCGTTATCATGATTGTGTTCGCCTTGTGTAAAATCAGCAGATATAGCGAGGAGGCGCCCACCATCGTCCTTCCAAATCTTTCAGG AGTGCGAATCTCGATGGGCTTATTCTTGTTGATGGTGGCCCTGTGGATGACCGATTCCATCTCGTTACTCACAGAGCAATCTTTACTAACTTGGGTGATTGCTGACACTGTCAACATTTTAACGGGAGTCACCATTTTTGTCATCTTTGCCTGCAAGAAACAAGTCTGGCAAGCGCTGAGGAAACGTTGGCCTCATTGCTGCTTTCTGGGTCAACCTCCTAGCCGACGTCCGATTTTCCCGAAATCGCAAATCTCCGAAATGCCGTCGGTCCCTTCCTTGTGCGATAATACTGGATCTCGTTTCATCATTtacaattcaaaaattttccGCCAATCCGAATTGGCTGGCGAGTTTTCTTCCACGTCACATGGTGATTTACCATCTAGTTACAACTCTAATTCGAGTGACAATCATGATTTGGACGAGGACATTGAAATCGACGTCGACCTGTGGAACGTCGATTTAGATGCTATTCAGGTGGACACTTCCAGGGGAAGTAGACCGGTAGACGAGAGGGAACACGTCATAGTATGA
- the LOC130697959 gene encoding glutamate receptor ionotropic, kainate 2-like isoform X1, with product MASTMLKLFKLIILFVVIFGDRSQTSLATVPNALKGQHLRIIWPRWEGNPKGLSGPLKGGVIIDYLAARLGFTYEMVRITENRLEPAPNQRGLFNYLWDGKCDFLVTAVVPTWERNKVVDLTLPWDYTTLTFLIPVHTDTANIKSVVKPFQWPLWVGLIVTAVCVIVVLSLIQRCLEYMERRPLPETKAATETCTNLPKNTSRLNGGAGKQSLYVLGNLLSQGGPCASNRLPFRLVAGVWTLGAFIFVQAYTSILFTYVVAPVSLPLINSIYDIADSDDINLLMKKAGTPEGMFMNNNWTGFYEKIRIRVNSFPDSRCVLVSDCIKFISPGSRNVFVDGAPYQLDAIKEDFEKTGKCNLQLARNSYSTLPLAMALPKHSPYTNPISKGFLELQERGLINYWDLWFRPMPVQCTENFKFSGLQSSRRENHPPLSLKNLTGAFLVLLVGISLAFLAFLCEQIISMPRGRRPCRRI from the exons ATGGCTTCTACCATGTTAAAGCTATTTAAGTTAATCATTCTGTTCGTTGTCATATTTGGCGACAGATCTCAGACTTCGTTGGCTACAGTACCAAATGCTCTCAAGGGCCAACATCTTCGCATTATTTGG CCTCGTTGGGAAG gtaATCCTAAAGGACTTTCTGGTCCGCTGAAGGGAGGTGTCATCATTGATTACCTGGCAGCACGATTAGGCTTCAC TTACGAGATGGTGCGAATCACGGAAAACAGATTGGAGCCCGCTCCGAATCAAAGAGGactttttaattatttatggGACGGA AAATGCGATTTTTTGGTTACAGCCGTTGTCCCAACATGGGAACGCAATAAGGTCGTGGATTTGACTTTGCCGTGGGACTACACAACTCTTACTTTCCTGATTCCCGTCCATACAGATACAGCCAACATCAAATCTGTCGTCAAGCCTTTTCAATGGCCG CTTTGGGTTGGACTAATCGTGACAGCCGTTTGCGTCATTGTCGTTTTGAGTTTGATCCAGCGATGTTTGGAATACATGGAACGTCGCCCCTTACCTGAGACAAAGGCTGCAACGGAAACCTGTACTAATTTACCAAAAAACACTAGTCGCCTGAACGGAGGGGCTGGCAAACAATCCCTATACGTTTTGGGAAATTTGCTATCACAAG GTGGGCCTTGCGCGTCCAATCGATTACCTTTTCGTCTTGTCGCCGGTGTTTGGACGTTGGGGGCGTTCATTTTCGTTCAAGCGTACACGTCAATCCTTTTCACGTATGTGGTGGCCCCAGTCAGTTTACCGCTCATCAATTCCATTTATGACATTGCTGATAGTGATGATATCAATTTGCTGATGAAGAAAGCAGGGACCCCTGAGGGGATGTTTATG AATAATAATTGGACGGGATTTTACGAGAAAATTCGGATCAGGGTCAATTCATTCCCAGATTCACGCTGCGTTTTGGTATCCGATTGCATTAAGTTCATTTCACCGGGATCGCGAAACGTGTTTGTCGAc GGGGCACCTTACCAACTGGACGCCATCAAggaagattttgaaaaaactgGGAAATGCAATTTACAACTGGCAAGGAACAGCTATTCGACCCTGCCTCTCGCAATGGCTTTACCAAAACACAGTCCCTACACCAATCCCATCAGCAAAGG GTTCTTGGAACTACAGGAACGCGGGTTAATCAATTACTGGGACCTGTGGTTCCGTCCAATGCCGGTTCAGTGTacggaaaatttcaaatttagtGGATTGCAATCTTCAAGGAGAGAAAATCATCCGCCGTTGTCGCTCAAGAATTTGACCGGCGCCTTTCTTGTCCTTTTGGTTGGCATCAGTCTTGcctttttggcttttctttgCGAGCAAATTATTTCAATGCCTAGAGGTCGACGGCCTTGCAGACGCATTTAA
- the LOC130697959 gene encoding glutamate receptor ionotropic, delta-1-like isoform X2, with amino-acid sequence MASTMLKLFKLIILFVVIFGDRSQTSLATVPNALKGQHLRIIWPRWEGNPKGLSGPLKGGVIIDYLAARLGFTYEMVRITENRLEPAPNQRGLFNYLWDGKCDFLVSSVSTTRARNEMFDLTTPWEYNSLAFLIPVHDETANIESVVKPFQWPVWVGLVVAVVCVIVVLTFIQRYLQYRSGTESATKRSTSLPSNNSRLSKGRIGTQFIYVFGNLLSQGGPCTSNRLSFRVVAGAWAMVAFIFVQAYTSTLFTYVVAPVNQPLINSIYDIAASPDISLLVKKAGTIDTMFTNNNRTGFYEKIRNRINSVEYSRCVLISDCIKLITPGSRNVFVDGYPYQLDAIKEDFAKTGKCNLQLARDTYMSLLITMVLPKHSPYTDAISKGILELREGGFIDYWDVWFRPMPGQCMENIKGSGLKSPGGRKHPSLSFKNLSGAFLLFLVGVSLAVLAFLCEQIISMPRSQRLCRRK; translated from the exons ATGGCTTCTACCATGTTAAAGCTATTTAAGTTAATCATTCTGTTCGTTGTCATATTTGGCGACAGATCTCAGACTTCGTTGGCTACAGTACCAAATGCTCTCAAGGGCCAACATCTTCGCATTATTTGG CCTCGTTGGGAAG gtaATCCTAAAGGACTTTCTGGTCCGCTGAAGGGAGGTGTCATCATTGATTACCTGGCAGCACGATTAGGCTTCAC TTACGAGATGGTGCGAATCACGGAAAACAGATTGGAGCCCGCTCCGAATCAAAGAGGactttttaattatttatggGACGGA AAATGCGATTTTTTGGTATCATCGGTTAGCACAACAAGGGCGCGCAACGAGATGTTTGATCTCACTACTCCCTGGGAATACAATAGCCTTGCTTTTCTGATTCCCGTGCACGACGAAACAGCCAACATTGAATCTGTCGTCAAGCCTTTCCAGTGGCCG GTTTGGGTTGGACTAGTCGTTGCAGTCGTTTGCGTCATCGTCGTTCTGACGTTTATTCAGCGATATTTGCAGTATCGGTCTGGAACAGAGTCTGCAACAAAACGCAGCACAAGTTTGCCAAGCAACAATAGTCGCCTTTCAAAGGGACGAATTGGAACACAATTTATTTACGTTTTCGGCAATTTACTGTCACAAG GTGGACCTTGCACGTCTAATCGGTTATCGTTTCGTGTGGTCGCTGGTGCATGGGCTATGGTGGCGTTTATTTTCGTTCAAGCGTACACGTCGACTCTTTTCACGTATGTAGTGGCTCCAGTCAATCAACCCCTCATCAATTCTATTTATGACATTGCTGCTAGCCCCGATATCAGTTTGCTAGTGAAGAAAGCTGGAACTATCGATACGATGTTTACG AATAATAATAGGACAGGATTTTATGAGAAAATCCGGAATAGGATTAATTCAGTGGAATATTCTCGTTGCGTATTGATATCTGATTGCATCAAGTTGATCACACCGGGATCGAGGAACGTTTTTGTCGAC GGTTATCCTTACCAACTGGATGCCATCAAGGAAGACTTTGCAAAAACCGGGAAATGCAACTTGCAACTTGCAAGGGACACCTATATGTCCTTACTAATCACGATGGTTTTACCAAAACACAGCCCCTATACCGACGCCATCAGCAAAGG GATCCTGGAATTACGGGAAGGTGGTTTCATTGACTACTGGGACGTCTGGTTTCGTCCTATGCCAGGCCAATGTATGGAAAATATCAAAGGCAGTGGATTGAAGTCACCAGGAGGCAGAAAACATCCGTCGTTGTCGTTCAAGAATTTGTCTGGGGCCTTCCTTCTATTCTTGGTTGGTGTCAGTCTTGCAGTTTTGGCTTTTCTATGCGAGCAAATCATTTCAATGCCTAGAAGCCAACGTCTCTGCCGACGCAAGTAA
- the LOC130697962 gene encoding chymotrypsin-2-like: protein MRNVLLLSLVVCSLFLSGMCEEDDENDQIIGGTLAPKGQYPYMVFFRNSVTGKLFCSGTLITAYKVLTTAWCFPSSLPVLDVTAWMNTVSLTPDVDRVVRRVIRVVRAPDYNPVTGLHDIAIVTLDAPVFSVRPVPLAFGAYVNAGNTAVITGWGYTGPSQLSTLLRHSPITIQPKSLCMASFSNSNFGSAYFICAASVGVGSCSLDAGSPILLNGNQLGISSQSRCGGGEPIVGVDVRAYQPWIVKNL from the exons ATGCGTAACGTTCTTCTCCTTTCG TTGGTAGTTTGCAGTCTGTTTCTGTCTGGAATGTgcgaagaagacgatgaaaaCGATCAGATAATCGGTGGAACTTTGGCCCCTAAAGGCCAGTATCCTTACATG gttttttttagGAACTCAGTTACAGGTAAGCTCTTTTGTTCTGGAACGTTGATCACGGCGTACAAAGTTCTGACAACTGCGTGGTGTTTTCCAAG cTCCTTACCAGTTTTAGATGTAACAGCTTGGATGAACACTGTGTCACTAACTCCGGATGTCGATCGAGTAGTGCGCAGGGTCATCAGAGTCGTTCGGGCACCCGATTACAATCCAGTAACCGGT TTGCATGACATTGCCATAGTTACACTGGACGCACCTGTTTTTTCCGTACGGCCAGTGCCATTGGCTTTCGGGGCTTACGTCAACGCTGGGAACACCGCAGTTATTACCGGTTGGGGTTACACCG GTCCGTCGCAGCTATCGACACTGCTACGCCATAGCCCCATTACCATCCAGCCAAAATCGCTGTGCATGGCATCGTTCAGTAACAGCAATTTTGGCAGCGCCTATTTCATTTGCGCCGCATCAGTTGGTGTCGGCTCGTGCTCG TTGGATGCTGGCAGTCCCATTCTGCTGAATGGTAATCAACTTGGCATCAGCAGCCAATCTCGTTGCGGTGGAGGAGAGCCCATCGTTGGTGTTGATGTTCGCGCATATCAACCCTGGATTGTCAAAAATCTCTGA
- the LOC130697964 gene encoding uncharacterized protein LOC130697964: MAFSRCCLVYFLLGFAQNLTLARPPQHSATMVIFCGRELLAVIDEVCSASKSYFVFDPLVVNQLNLDVDSTSIDQRPNDGSKRDSLLRQCCAIGCTEDDLNSFCHTDRNRIVEAVNRQRNEELTIDWLYEFLPRYGATLPSE, encoded by the exons ATGGCGTTTTCTCG ATGTTGTTTAGTGTATTTCTTGCTGGGGTTCGCTCAGAATTTGACGCTAGCCCGTCCTCCCCAACATTCTGCGACGATGGTGATATTCTGCGGTCGTGAGTTATTGGCAGTAATAGACGAAGTTTGTTCCGCCTCCAAGAGCTATTTCGTTTTCGATCCGCTTGTTGTCAATCAATTGAACTTGGATGTCGATTCAACATCAATCGATCAGAGACCGAACGACGGAAGTAAACGTGATTCGCTGTTACGCCAATGCTGCGCGATTGGCTGTACGGAAGATGATTTAAACAGCTTTTGCCATACTGATAGGAACAGAAT AGTGGAAGCAGTGAACCGACAGAGGAATGAAGAATTAACTATTGATTGGTTGTATGAATTTCTACCTCGTTATGGAGCCACCCTGCCATCGGAATAG